One genomic segment of Vibrio penaeicida includes these proteins:
- a CDS encoding ABC transporter ATP-binding protein, with translation MDKAMLSVEHLSIDIAAGKQFNRVVDDLSFTLNSGETVCIAGESGSGKSLSSTAIMGLLPPVAKVASGHIWFEGKDLLTTPEKSMRAMRGDDIAMIFQEPMTSLNPLMTAGQQLCEAIQAHRSIDYGSAKLMAISMLDAVKVPHAQKRYHQYPHEMSGGMLQRIMIAMSLVCRPKILIADEPTTALDVTIQAQILSLLNELKSDFDTGVLMITHDMGVVAEMADKVVVMNQGIVEEQSDVRSLFLSPTANYTKDLLAAVPKLGHAKPVEDVPQSELLLDVNNLCVRFPVQHVWWKKEKLEVRAVENVSFAIKPGETLGLVGESGCGKSTIGKALMNMLPFCGSANLNGVELNGLRGQGLRAIRKDIQMVFQDPYSSLNPRKTIFQLLKEPLLIHGICPASDVRDHVALLLEQVDMLPNHMNRYPHQFSGGQRQRISIARAIASQPKLVVADESVSALDVSVQAQVLELLERLQKKLGVSYLFISHDMAVVEQVSHRVAVMHGGRIVEMGPRDEVLSSPRHSYTQRLMQAVPIADVDVKRDLSMVLSEHKMPDPIRNVSVIDEVLKYEDVGHEHIVALNY, from the coding sequence ATGGATAAGGCGATGTTGTCGGTGGAGCACCTTTCCATCGATATTGCGGCAGGGAAGCAATTTAACAGGGTGGTCGATGATTTATCGTTTACTCTGAATTCGGGTGAAACCGTTTGTATTGCTGGCGAATCTGGTAGCGGGAAATCGCTATCCAGCACCGCAATTATGGGGTTACTGCCGCCCGTTGCGAAAGTGGCAAGTGGTCATATCTGGTTTGAGGGGAAAGACCTATTAACCACGCCGGAAAAAAGCATGCGTGCGATGCGTGGGGACGACATCGCCATGATTTTTCAGGAGCCGATGACATCGCTAAATCCTCTAATGACCGCTGGTCAGCAACTGTGCGAAGCCATTCAAGCGCATCGTAGCATCGATTACGGCAGCGCCAAACTGATGGCGATCAGTATGTTAGATGCGGTGAAAGTCCCTCATGCGCAGAAGCGTTATCATCAGTACCCTCATGAAATGTCTGGTGGAATGTTGCAGCGCATCATGATAGCCATGTCTCTGGTGTGTCGCCCTAAAATTTTGATTGCAGATGAGCCAACAACCGCTTTAGACGTCACCATTCAAGCGCAGATTTTATCGCTGCTCAATGAACTCAAAAGCGACTTCGATACCGGAGTTTTGATGATCACTCACGACATGGGAGTGGTTGCGGAAATGGCGGATAAAGTTGTGGTGATGAATCAAGGTATCGTTGAGGAGCAATCGGATGTGCGCAGCTTGTTTTTGTCTCCCACCGCAAACTACACCAAAGACCTATTGGCAGCGGTGCCTAAATTGGGGCATGCCAAACCTGTTGAAGACGTACCTCAGAGCGAACTTTTACTAGACGTAAACAATCTTTGTGTGCGGTTTCCGGTTCAACATGTTTGGTGGAAAAAAGAAAAGCTGGAAGTGAGGGCGGTAGAAAATGTGTCGTTTGCGATAAAACCGGGTGAAACCTTAGGGCTAGTGGGCGAGAGCGGCTGCGGTAAATCCACCATCGGAAAAGCGTTGATGAACATGCTGCCGTTTTGTGGCAGCGCCAACCTTAATGGTGTTGAGCTAAACGGGCTTCGTGGTCAGGGTTTACGCGCCATTCGCAAAGATATTCAAATGGTATTTCAAGACCCCTACAGTTCCTTAAATCCACGAAAAACCATATTCCAACTGCTTAAAGAGCCATTGCTGATTCATGGAATATGCCCGGCTTCAGATGTACGTGATCATGTCGCGTTATTGCTTGAACAAGTCGACATGTTACCGAATCACATGAATCGATACCCTCACCAGTTTTCAGGTGGGCAACGTCAACGGATCAGCATCGCCCGAGCAATTGCGTCTCAGCCCAAACTGGTGGTGGCAGATGAATCCGTGTCGGCACTGGATGTGTCTGTTCAGGCGCAAGTTCTTGAGCTTTTAGAACGATTGCAGAAGAAACTGGGTGTAAGTTATTTGTTCATTTCACATGATATGGCCGTCGTTGAGCAAGTATCACACCGAGTGGCGGTAATGCATGGCGGGCGGATAGTTGAAATGGGCCCAAGAGATGAGGTGCTCAGTTCACCTCGTCACAGCTACACTCAGCGTTTAATGCAAGCCGTACCTATTGCGGATGTGGATGTAAAACGCGATCTCTCTATGGTGCTCTCGGAACACAAAATGCCAGATCCCATTCGCAATGTGTCTGTGATAGATGAAGTGCTCAAATACGAAGACGTTGGGCATGAACATATCGTTGCGTTGAATTACTGA
- a CDS encoding acetamidase/formamidase family protein, whose translation MCNNSFVKTIHSVHHHHGWNNAISPAYHVARGTTLEFECLDSSGGQLTTSSTAEDIAGLDFGKINPVTGPIFVEGARPGDVLKMTIHEFKPSGFGWTANIPGFGLLADQFQSPALNLWSYDTQTLAPAAFGQCANVPLKPFAGTIGVAPAQNGDHSVVPPRRVGGNMDIRDLSAGTTLYLPIEVEGALLSIGDTHAAQGDGEVCGTAIESPMNVVVELDVVDNLKIDTPYFTTTGPVTNHLDSKGYQVTTGVEPDLMAGARSAVSQMVDLLCAQHHMAPEQAYMLCSVCGDLRISEIVDAPNWLVTFYMPNVVFE comes from the coding sequence ATGTGCAATAACTCATTTGTGAAAACCATCCATAGCGTCCACCATCATCATGGTTGGAATAACGCCATTTCCCCCGCGTACCATGTGGCGCGGGGAACCACATTGGAATTTGAATGTTTAGACAGCTCTGGTGGGCAACTCACCACCTCTTCTACGGCTGAAGACATTGCAGGGCTGGACTTTGGCAAAATCAATCCAGTAACTGGGCCTATATTCGTTGAAGGTGCGAGACCGGGCGATGTGTTGAAAATGACCATTCACGAATTCAAGCCCAGCGGGTTTGGCTGGACCGCCAATATTCCAGGTTTTGGATTGCTGGCAGACCAATTTCAATCCCCAGCATTGAACCTTTGGTCGTACGACACGCAAACCCTAGCCCCAGCGGCTTTTGGACAGTGCGCCAACGTGCCACTTAAGCCGTTTGCTGGCACCATTGGCGTTGCTCCAGCACAAAACGGTGACCATTCTGTTGTGCCCCCTAGGCGAGTGGGGGGCAATATGGATATCCGAGATTTGTCGGCTGGTACCACGCTTTATCTGCCTATTGAAGTGGAAGGGGCGCTATTGTCTATCGGTGATACCCATGCAGCTCAAGGTGATGGGGAAGTATGCGGAACCGCGATAGAGAGCCCAATGAATGTGGTGGTCGAACTGGATGTTGTAGATAACCTAAAAATCGATACGCCCTATTTCACCACAACCGGCCCCGTGACTAACCACCTAGACAGTAAAGGGTATCAAGTCACTACGGGGGTAGAGCCAGATCTGATGGCTGGCGCACGGAGCGCTGTGAGCCAAATGGTGGATTTGCTTTGCGCTCAACATCATATGGCACCAGAGCAAGCTTACATGCTCTGCTCAGTGTGTGGCGACTTAAGGATCAGTGAAATTGTCGATGCGCCAAATTGGCTCGTCACATTCTACATGCCTAACGTAGTGTTCGAGTAG
- a CDS encoding ABC transporter substrate-binding protein: MKKLAITAALSLMAVSFLTSAEVKQGGSMIVTYKDDVSTLDPAIGYDWQNWSMIKALFDGLMDYKPGTTELEPDLAESYTISDDGKTYTFKLKQGIRFHNGREVKAQDVKYSIERTINPATQSPGAGFFGSLEGFEAFNNGQSKELESVKAVDDYTVSFQLSRPDATFLHVLAINFAFVVPQESVEKWGADFGKHPVGTGAFKLGEWKLGQYLTFQRNEAYNKSGLPYLDEIRFEVGQEPVVALLRLEKGEVDIAGDGIPPAKFLQMKNSPQYKPLIIAGDQLHTGYITMNVKMKPFDNVKVRQAVNMAINKRRIVQIINGRGTPANQPLPPAMPGYSKSYKGYAYDPEMAKNKLAEAGFKDGFSTEIYVANTDPQPRIAQAIQQDLAKIGVKAEIKALAQANVIAAGGDASQAPMIWSGGMAWIADFPDPSNFYGPILGCGGAVDGGWNWAWYCNEALDDRAAKADAMVAESQQAQRMKEWESIYVDLMADAPWVPVFNERRFTIRSERLGGDTSIFVDPVHIPVNYENVWAKDVQ; the protein is encoded by the coding sequence ATGAAAAAGTTAGCTATTACCGCGGCTTTATCTTTGATGGCGGTGTCTTTTTTGACATCGGCAGAAGTGAAGCAAGGCGGCTCCATGATTGTGACTTACAAGGATGATGTTTCAACGCTAGACCCTGCGATAGGTTACGACTGGCAAAACTGGTCGATGATCAAAGCACTGTTTGATGGGTTGATGGATTACAAGCCGGGTACCACCGAGTTGGAACCGGATCTCGCTGAAAGCTACACCATATCTGACGACGGCAAAACTTATACTTTCAAGCTTAAACAAGGTATTCGCTTCCACAACGGTCGTGAAGTCAAAGCGCAAGACGTGAAGTATTCCATTGAACGTACCATTAACCCAGCGACTCAAAGTCCAGGCGCTGGATTTTTTGGCTCGCTAGAAGGGTTTGAGGCGTTTAACAATGGCCAGTCCAAAGAGCTAGAAAGTGTTAAAGCGGTCGACGATTACACCGTTAGCTTCCAACTGTCTCGCCCTGATGCCACCTTCCTTCATGTGTTGGCGATCAACTTTGCCTTTGTGGTGCCACAAGAATCCGTCGAAAAATGGGGTGCAGACTTTGGTAAGCACCCTGTCGGAACAGGGGCATTTAAGTTGGGTGAATGGAAACTAGGGCAATACCTCACCTTCCAACGCAATGAAGCTTACAACAAATCGGGCCTACCTTATTTGGATGAGATTCGATTTGAAGTTGGGCAAGAGCCTGTGGTCGCGCTGCTTCGTTTAGAAAAAGGAGAAGTGGATATTGCGGGTGATGGCATCCCACCAGCGAAGTTTCTTCAAATGAAAAACAGCCCGCAATACAAACCTTTAATTATTGCTGGCGACCAATTACACACCGGCTACATCACCATGAACGTGAAGATGAAGCCATTCGATAACGTGAAGGTACGCCAAGCTGTGAATATGGCGATCAATAAACGTCGCATTGTACAAATCATTAATGGGCGCGGCACACCAGCGAACCAACCATTGCCTCCTGCTATGCCCGGATATTCCAAGTCTTACAAAGGCTACGCGTACGACCCAGAAATGGCCAAAAACAAGCTAGCAGAAGCAGGTTTTAAAGACGGTTTCAGCACTGAAATCTACGTCGCGAATACCGATCCTCAGCCACGTATTGCACAGGCCATTCAACAAGATTTAGCGAAAATTGGCGTGAAAGCCGAAATTAAAGCACTCGCGCAAGCCAATGTGATCGCCGCTGGGGGCGACGCCAGTCAAGCGCCAATGATTTGGTCTGGCGGCATGGCTTGGATTGCAGACTTCCCTGATCCGTCAAACTTCTATGGACCGATTCTTGGTTGTGGTGGCGCAGTTGATGGCGGCTGGAACTGGGCTTGGTATTGCAACGAAGCACTGGATGATAGAGCAGCAAAAGCCGATGCCATGGTGGCAGAATCACAGCAAGCACAACGAATGAAAGAATGGGAAAGCATCTACGTCGACTTGATGGCTGATGCACCTTGGGTGCCTGTATTTAACGAACGTCGTTTTACCATTCGTTCTGAACGCTTAGGTGGAGACACCAGTATCTTCGTTGATCCGGTTCATATTCCTGTTAACTATGAAAATGTGTGGGCTAAAGATGTGCAATAA
- a CDS encoding ABC transporter permease: MSYYLLKRLLHAAFILLGVTFITYLLLYLLPADPARQIAGRSATAETVNNIREQLGLNLPFYEQYWRYLTNLLQGDMGRSWLQKTEVSELIASRLPASLQLMIAGIGVELVIGLSLGIIAALKRNSLIDRGLMIFSFVGVSSPHFVAAMMFLYLFAVQWSWFPIGGYGEWKHLVLPAITLGILGSGWYARMMRSSMIEVLHQDYIRTAKAKGLSHTRIICRHMIPNAILPIISMIAIDIGIFIGGMVVVESVFGWPGIGQLAWQAIQRVDIPIIVGVTLVSAVAIVLGNLLADLISPFVDPRIDLKKL; the protein is encoded by the coding sequence ATGAGCTACTACCTATTGAAGCGCTTACTGCATGCGGCTTTTATTCTGCTAGGCGTGACCTTCATTACCTACTTGTTGCTCTATTTGCTGCCGGCCGATCCTGCAAGGCAAATCGCCGGGCGCAGCGCAACTGCTGAAACCGTCAACAATATTCGCGAACAACTTGGGTTGAATTTACCTTTTTATGAGCAATATTGGCGCTACTTAACCAACTTGCTTCAAGGAGATATGGGGCGCTCGTGGTTACAAAAAACGGAAGTATCAGAGTTGATTGCTTCTCGCCTCCCTGCTTCTTTACAGCTAATGATAGCCGGAATTGGCGTCGAACTCGTGATAGGGCTTTCACTGGGCATTATTGCTGCGCTCAAACGCAATAGCTTGATTGACCGTGGGTTGATGATTTTTTCATTTGTGGGGGTATCGTCTCCACATTTCGTTGCAGCAATGATGTTTTTATATCTATTTGCTGTGCAATGGTCTTGGTTCCCGATTGGGGGATATGGTGAATGGAAACACTTGGTGCTTCCCGCCATTACGCTAGGAATATTGGGCAGTGGGTGGTACGCGCGGATGATGCGTTCTTCGATGATCGAAGTGCTGCATCAAGACTACATAAGAACGGCCAAAGCCAAAGGGCTCAGCCACACAAGGATTATATGCCGACACATGATCCCTAACGCGATTTTGCCGATCATTTCCATGATAGCAATCGACATAGGTATTTTCATTGGCGGCATGGTGGTGGTGGAGTCTGTATTCGGTTGGCCGGGCATAGGGCAGCTAGCATGGCAAGCAATTCAACGTGTCGATATACCCATTATTGTGGGCGTCACCTTGGTTTCTGCGGTAGCTATTGTATTGGGGAATTTGCTGGCTGATCTGATCTCACCGTTTGTTGATCCAAGGATTGACTTAAAAAAACTGTAA
- a CDS encoding ABC transporter permease: MWNQLLSRPSVVISMVVICAIVCLAVGAHLFAPYDPTEQFFEGLTLEGAPLPPNETFWLGTDLLGRDLLSRIIYGSQTSLLIGLVANGIAIIIGTAVGVTAAYFKGWIGTVLMRFTDLMMAFPALLLAIALAAIFTPSLWIVAMVIAMVNWVQIARVVYSETLAISEKDFIAAEKAIGVSEAKILLSHVFPHLVPTMLVWGTLGISTTVLLEATLSYLGIGVQPPIPSWGNIIFENQTYFSVAPWLVFIPGSVIILLSLCFNILGDALRDALDPTLNGREAR, translated from the coding sequence ATGTGGAATCAGTTATTGTCGCGCCCCTCGGTCGTTATCTCGATGGTGGTCATATGCGCTATTGTCTGCCTAGCGGTGGGTGCACACCTTTTCGCACCTTATGACCCAACTGAGCAGTTCTTTGAAGGGCTAACGTTAGAAGGCGCGCCTCTCCCTCCTAATGAAACCTTTTGGTTAGGAACAGACTTATTGGGGCGAGACCTTTTATCGCGCATTATCTACGGCTCTCAAACCTCTTTGCTTATTGGGCTCGTTGCCAATGGCATTGCCATCATTATTGGAACGGCAGTAGGGGTTACCGCAGCGTATTTTAAAGGCTGGATTGGCACGGTATTGATGCGGTTCACCGATCTTATGATGGCTTTTCCAGCGCTACTTTTGGCGATAGCGCTTGCGGCCATTTTTACCCCCAGCTTGTGGATTGTTGCCATGGTCATCGCCATGGTCAATTGGGTCCAAATCGCTAGGGTTGTGTATTCAGAAACGTTGGCGATCAGCGAAAAAGACTTCATCGCTGCGGAAAAAGCGATTGGGGTTTCAGAAGCAAAAATATTGCTCAGCCATGTCTTTCCACATTTAGTACCGACGATGTTGGTATGGGGGACACTTGGCATTTCAACCACCGTTTTACTTGAAGCGACGCTCTCTTACTTAGGGATAGGTGTACAGCCTCCTATTCCTAGCTGGGGCAACATTATCTTCGAAAATCAAACCTATTTCAGTGTGGCACCTTGGCTGGTGTTTATCCCTGGTAGCGTGATTATTTTGCTTTCACTGTGCTTTAACATTTTGGGGGATGCACTCCGCGATGCACTCGACCCAACTCTGAATGGGAGAGAAGCCAGATGA
- a CDS encoding ANTAR domain-containing response regulator — MSISTLSISKISVISADERTCSQIQKATERMGIYCHISDHIDDKPTDLLLIDVQHYFADIAVQKPIRQSMPVVGLLAHGSPTEIERAISMGAMSVVGKPIHQVGLYSAFHMALKLSQQHSALHQELDTLRTRHKLRPIVIEAVIKVMETHKLTEQKAYEVLRQYSMHRNLPVEQICLELSQGNMSYERLRSQG; from the coding sequence ATGAGTATCTCAACGTTATCCATCAGTAAGATCTCGGTTATTTCAGCAGATGAGCGAACATGCAGCCAGATCCAAAAAGCGACCGAGCGAATGGGGATTTATTGCCATATCAGCGACCATATCGACGATAAACCGACGGATCTTTTACTCATTGACGTGCAACACTATTTTGCTGATATTGCTGTGCAAAAACCGATTCGGCAATCCATGCCCGTTGTTGGGTTGCTGGCTCATGGCTCCCCCACTGAAATAGAACGTGCCATCTCTATGGGGGCGATGTCGGTTGTTGGCAAACCCATTCACCAGGTGGGGTTGTATTCTGCATTTCACATGGCATTAAAACTCTCTCAGCAACATTCGGCGCTACACCAAGAATTAGATACTTTGAGAACACGTCATAAGCTTCGCCCTATTGTAATAGAAGCGGTGATCAAAGTGATGGAAACACACAAGCTCACCGAGCAAAAAGCGTATGAGGTTTTGCGACAATATTCGATGCACAGAAACCTACCTGTGGAGCAAATTTGTCTAGAGCTATCGCAAGGCAACATGAGCTATGAAAGGCTTAGGAGTCAAGGCTAA
- a CDS encoding transporter substrate-binding protein produces the protein MDTFHIGLLYSTEGTYRKIGYNALLGARYAIEKVNADERFQFQLKGHHIDPKGNMDEYIKGAQSLLKQGIKHIVGTITSSARKEVIPDVHEYQALLWYGSPYEGYECDEHVVYHGACPNQNLLPMLRYAVPRFGKRVALLGSNYVWGWESNRIARDAIASIGGEIVEDSYYRFDTKDFRLSIENLKSHQPDFVINNLVGESSYAFLHQLNDAWSADSLPVLSSNLSECELASIRALPNLRLFTALTFLQSIDPQFTDTAKLAISDSEPVSSNFVGAYLSILSLANAISLAGSDDVTSVRSVLHKVRTETPMGHTLAISNNQHAVLPCFIGERDGSDFRMVKSYAPIEPNPYLIAQGFLTDVDELEMPARLRVVK, from the coding sequence ATGGATACGTTTCACATAGGTTTACTTTATTCAACAGAGGGCACTTATCGAAAGATAGGTTACAACGCCTTACTTGGTGCTCGCTATGCGATTGAAAAAGTGAACGCAGATGAACGTTTTCAATTCCAGTTGAAAGGGCATCATATCGATCCGAAAGGCAACATGGACGAATACATCAAAGGCGCTCAGTCTTTGTTGAAGCAAGGGATAAAACACATTGTCGGCACGATAACATCGAGTGCACGCAAGGAAGTGATCCCAGATGTGCATGAGTATCAGGCACTGCTTTGGTATGGCTCACCTTATGAAGGATACGAATGCGACGAGCATGTTGTGTACCATGGGGCTTGCCCTAATCAGAACTTATTGCCAATGCTTCGATATGCGGTTCCACGTTTTGGTAAGCGAGTTGCACTTCTTGGCTCCAATTATGTTTGGGGATGGGAAAGTAACCGTATAGCCAGAGATGCTATCGCTAGCATAGGCGGAGAGATAGTAGAAGACAGCTACTATCGTTTCGATACCAAAGATTTCCGATTGTCGATAGAGAACCTGAAATCCCATCAGCCTGATTTTGTCATTAATAATTTAGTTGGAGAATCCAGCTACGCGTTTTTGCATCAACTTAATGATGCATGGAGCGCCGACTCCCTCCCAGTCTTGAGCAGCAACCTCAGTGAATGTGAACTGGCAAGCATTCGCGCCTTGCCAAATTTACGTTTGTTCACTGCGCTGACTTTTTTGCAATCGATAGACCCCCAATTTACCGATACAGCAAAATTGGCAATATCAGACAGTGAACCCGTCTCAAGCAACTTTGTCGGCGCTTATCTTTCTATTCTTAGTCTCGCCAATGCTATTTCATTAGCAGGAAGTGATGACGTAACGTCCGTACGCTCAGTTCTACATAAAGTACGAACAGAAACCCCAATGGGGCACACGTTAGCTATCTCCAATAATCAGCATGCGGTGTTACCCTGCTTTATTGGGGAGCGAGATGGGTCGGATTTTCGCATGGTGAAATCTTACGCCCCAATCGAACCCAACCCCTATCTTATTGCTCAGGGGTTCCTTACCGATGTTGATGAGCTAGAAATGCCTGCTCGGCTTAGGGTGGTCAAATGA